From Pseudobythopirellula maris:
ACGACTTCAAGCGTCCGGAGCGGGTCGGCAAGGACCAGATGCGGGCCCTGCAGACGATGCACGAGGGCTTCGGGCGCAACTTTGGCGCCGCGCTCTCCTCGCTGCTCCGCTCGATCGTTGAGGTCAAGCTCACAAGCGTCGACCAGCTGACTTACAGCGAGTTCGTGTTCAGCCTGGAAAACCCCACCTGCTTCAACTTGGTGAACGCCAAGCCGCTCGAGGGGCAGCTGATCCTCGACATCAACCCGTCGCTGCTCTACCCGATCATCGATCGGCTGCTCGGCGGCACGGGCGAGGCGAACGCCTCGACGCGGCGTCCCCTTACCGAGATCGAGCTCCTGCTGGTGGGCCGCATCACGGGCTTGTTCCTCGACGAGATGCGCGCCGCTTGGGAGAACGTCATCGAGCTCGAGCTGTCGGTCGAGCGGGTGGAAAGCAACCCCCAACTCGTGCAGATCGTCCCGCCGAACGAAGTGGTGGTGCTGGTGAGCTTCGAGCTCACCCTGGGCGAGGTGCGCGGCATGATGAACCTCTGCATCCCGTTCAACACGATCGAGCGGATCGGCAGCAAGCTCAGCGCCAACAGCTGGATCACGTACAGCAAGAAGCCGCCCACGCCCGAGACGAGGCAGAACATCAGCGATCAGATGTCGGGCTCGATCGTCGAGGTGGTGGTCGACTTGGCCGAAACGCGCATCGCCACCAAGGACCTGATCGGTCTGCGGGTGGGCGACGTCATCAACACCGAGAAGGACAAGTCGACCCCGCTCGTGGTGTCGGTCGAGGGGCGTCGCAAGTTCCACGCCTCGCCCGGCGCGCTCAAGGGTCACAAGGCGATCCAGGTGATCGAGGCGCTCGAGGAACGCCGCCAGGCCGCGGGCGACGCGAAGGAAGCGTAGCCGATCAGCCCGCCGCTGCGGGCGCCTCAAGCACGCCGCGGGCCCGCGGCCAGGCGAGCAACGCCTCCACAACCATCCACAGCTGCAACGCCATGATCGCCACGCCGAACAGCAGCAGCGGCCACGCCGTCGAGCGGTTCGGCCAGAAGTCTTCGGCGATCTGCTCGGCCATCGCCCAGCCCGGCATCACGAGCAT
This genomic window contains:
- the fliM gene encoding flagellar motor switch protein FliM, whose product is MSDVLNQNEIESLLGSLDTGPADPAPAAAPSNPGKSAAKSVAAFSQSQGASGIAELPKPKEKVTPYDFKRPERVGKDQMRALQTMHEGFGRNFGAALSSLLRSIVEVKLTSVDQLTYSEFVFSLENPTCFNLVNAKPLEGQLILDINPSLLYPIIDRLLGGTGEANASTRRPLTEIELLLVGRITGLFLDEMRAAWENVIELELSVERVESNPQLVQIVPPNEVVVLVSFELTLGEVRGMMNLCIPFNTIERIGSKLSANSWITYSKKPPTPETRQNISDQMSGSIVEVVVDLAETRIATKDLIGLRVGDVINTEKDKSTPLVVSVEGRRKFHASPGALKGHKAIQVIEALEERRQAAGDAKEA